In a genomic window of Nodosilinea sp. E11:
- the polA gene encoding DNA polymerase I: protein MLVDGHSLAFRSYYAFAKNADGGLRTSTGIPTSVCYGFLKSLLDMMEVEKPQYAAVAFDLDQPTFRHTADSTYKDGRPEAPEGFVEDVQNLKTLLTDFGLNIYVAPGFEADDVIGTLATKALREGFCVKILSGDQDLFQLIDPDECITVLHLSTVKNTLIQEFKIQDVKDKLNIFPAQVVDYKALCGDKSDNIPGVKGIGEKTAVKLLNEYGDLDAIYADIDNIKGATQKKLIEGKESAYHSRYLAKIITDVDLPIDLATCKLEGFDPDRVIPALKKLEFQNFVNRLGKLQTAFGGAAAAETAAKASQALSGGDRSPEPRRSSRFEDTGGADVAFFTAEETDSAQGVDEVAIAPWIITTEAQLYELLDILSEQKDPQAPVAWDTETTSLEPRDATLVGIGCCWGTGRDEMAYIPVGHTEGQHLPLAMVLEALRPVLESDEFPKALQNAKYDRLVLRHQGLNLAGVVFDTMLASYVLNPEATHNLTDLSLRYLNMVAQSYEDLVPKGKTIAEIAIAEVAHYCGADVHTTYLLVPQLQAELDQLPDLKALFTAIELPLEPVLAEMECSGIRVDPDYLASFSQQLETDLARLEQTAYEAAGETFNLGSPKQLSALFFEKLGLDKRKSRKNKSGGYSTDAATLEKLQGDHAVVDLVVEHRTLSKLKSTYVDALPTLIRPDTHRVHTDFNQAVTATGRLSSSNPNLQNIPIRTAFSRKIRAAFIPATGWRLVAADYSQIELRILAHLSGEPVLVEAYNTNDDVHTLTAKLLFEKDEITAEERRAGKVINFGIIYGMGSVRFAREAGVSRSEAKIFIDRYYDRYPKVFEYLQQMQREAIAQGYVQTICGRRRYFNFTDGKLRSLQGTDPAAIDLDSLRTNGYDAGMLRAAANAPIQGSSADIIKIAMIRLHELLKDYQANLLLQVHDELVFEVPPDEWSELEPKLIAVMESAVKLKVPLKVEAHAGLNWMDAK from the coding sequence ATGCTCGTCGATGGCCACTCCCTGGCCTTTCGCTCCTACTATGCCTTTGCTAAAAATGCCGATGGTGGCTTGCGCACCTCCACGGGCATTCCCACCAGCGTGTGCTACGGCTTCTTAAAGTCTTTGCTCGACATGATGGAGGTCGAAAAGCCCCAGTATGCCGCCGTCGCCTTTGACCTCGACCAGCCCACTTTTCGCCACACGGCAGACAGCACCTATAAAGACGGTCGGCCTGAAGCACCCGAGGGCTTTGTCGAAGACGTGCAGAACCTTAAAACCCTGCTCACCGACTTTGGCCTAAATATCTACGTGGCCCCCGGATTTGAGGCCGACGATGTGATCGGCACCCTGGCCACCAAGGCCCTGAGAGAGGGGTTTTGCGTCAAAATTCTCAGCGGCGACCAGGATCTGTTTCAGCTAATTGACCCCGACGAGTGCATCACCGTACTGCACTTGAGCACGGTTAAAAATACCCTGATCCAAGAATTCAAAATTCAGGATGTAAAAGACAAACTCAATATTTTCCCCGCCCAAGTAGTGGACTATAAAGCACTCTGTGGCGACAAGTCAGACAATATTCCTGGGGTAAAGGGGATTGGTGAAAAAACGGCTGTAAAACTGCTCAACGAGTACGGTGACCTCGATGCCATCTACGCTGACATCGACAATATTAAAGGGGCCACCCAGAAAAAGCTGATTGAGGGCAAAGAGTCGGCCTATCACTCGCGCTATCTGGCCAAGATCATCACCGATGTCGATCTGCCCATTGACTTAGCCACCTGCAAGCTAGAAGGCTTTGACCCCGACCGGGTGATTCCGGCGCTGAAGAAGCTGGAATTTCAAAATTTTGTCAATCGTCTGGGCAAGCTGCAAACTGCGTTTGGTGGCGCAGCGGCGGCAGAGACGGCGGCGAAGGCAAGCCAGGCACTGAGTGGGGGCGATCGCAGCCCAGAACCCCGTCGTTCCAGCCGCTTTGAGGATACTGGCGGCGCGGATGTGGCCTTCTTCACAGCAGAAGAAACCGACAGTGCCCAGGGGGTAGATGAGGTGGCGATCGCCCCTTGGATCATCACAACCGAAGCCCAACTCTACGAACTGCTCGATATTCTCTCGGAGCAAAAAGACCCCCAAGCCCCCGTCGCCTGGGACACCGAGACCACCTCATTAGAACCGAGAGATGCCACTTTAGTGGGCATTGGCTGCTGCTGGGGCACAGGCCGCGACGAGATGGCCTACATTCCGGTGGGCCACACCGAGGGCCAGCATTTACCACTGGCGATGGTGCTAGAAGCCCTACGCCCGGTACTTGAGAGCGACGAGTTTCCCAAGGCGCTGCAAAATGCCAAGTACGATCGCCTCGTGCTGCGCCACCAGGGCCTAAATCTGGCGGGGGTAGTTTTCGACACCATGCTGGCCAGCTATGTGCTCAACCCCGAGGCCACCCACAACCTCACTGACCTCAGCCTGCGCTACCTGAATATGGTGGCCCAGAGCTACGAAGACTTGGTACCTAAGGGCAAAACCATTGCTGAGATCGCGATCGCCGAGGTCGCCCACTACTGTGGGGCCGACGTACACACGACCTACCTGCTGGTGCCCCAGCTCCAGGCCGAGCTCGACCAGCTGCCGGATCTCAAAGCCCTGTTCACCGCCATTGAGCTACCCCTTGAGCCGGTGCTGGCCGAAATGGAGTGCAGCGGCATTCGTGTTGACCCCGACTACCTAGCCAGCTTCTCTCAGCAACTCGAAACCGATCTGGCCCGCCTTGAGCAAACCGCCTACGAGGCCGCCGGGGAAACCTTTAACCTAGGGTCGCCCAAGCAGCTGAGCGCGCTGTTTTTTGAAAAGCTGGGCCTCGATAAGCGCAAGTCGCGCAAAAACAAATCTGGCGGCTACTCTACCGATGCGGCAACCCTCGAAAAGCTCCAGGGTGACCACGCTGTGGTCGATCTGGTAGTCGAGCACCGCACCCTGTCGAAGCTAAAATCGACCTACGTCGATGCCCTGCCCACCCTGATTCGCCCCGACACCCACCGGGTGCACACCGACTTTAACCAGGCGGTGACGGCTACCGGACGGCTGTCGTCGTCAAACCCTAACCTGCAAAACATTCCGATTCGCACCGCCTTTAGCCGTAAAATTCGAGCGGCGTTCATCCCTGCCACCGGATGGCGGCTGGTGGCGGCCGACTACTCCCAGATTGAGCTGCGCATTCTGGCTCACCTCAGCGGTGAGCCAGTGCTGGTGGAGGCCTACAACACCAATGACGATGTCCACACCCTGACCGCCAAACTGCTCTTCGAAAAAGACGAGATCACTGCCGAAGAGCGCCGGGCGGGCAAGGTGATCAATTTTGGCATTATCTACGGCATGGGGTCGGTGCGCTTTGCCCGCGAGGCCGGGGTGAGCCGCAGCGAGGCCAAGATCTTTATCGATCGCTACTACGATCGCTACCCCAAGGTGTTTGAATATCTACAACAGATGCAGCGGGAGGCGATCGCCCAGGGCTACGTGCAAACCATCTGCGGCAGGCGGCGCTACTTCAACTTTACCGATGGCAAGCTGCGATCGCTCCAAGGCACCGACCCCGCTGCCATTGACTTAGACTCACTGCGCACCAACGGCTACGACGCGGGCATGCTAAGAGCCGCCGCCAACGCCCCGATCCAGGGCAGCAGCGCCGACATCATCAAAATCGCCATGATTCGGCTGCACGAGCTGCTGAAAGATTACCAGGCCAACCTGCTGCTACAAGTCCACGACGAACTGGTGTTTGAAGTGCCTCCCGACGAATGGAGCGAGTTGGAGCCCAAGCTGATTGCCGTGATGGAGTCAGCGGTGAAGCTCAAAGTGCCCCTCAAGGTCGAAGCCCATGCTGGCCTCAACTGGATGGACGCCAAGTAG
- the upp gene encoding uracil phosphoribosyltransferase — translation MSSFQLRVYVPPHPLVKHWLGVARDADTPGPLFRTAMEELGRWLTYEAILDWLPTMDTTVNTPLGPAPATFINPEVPTMIVPILRAGLALMPGIQALLPLASVYHVGFVRNEETLEASCYLNKLPDQLDPQTRVIISEPMLATGGTIMAMMAELTQRGIDPAVVRVVSIVAAPPALQKLAAAYPTVTIYTAMIDEVVNDKGFIVPGLGDAGDRTFGT, via the coding sequence ATGTCATCCTTTCAACTACGTGTTTATGTTCCGCCGCACCCGTTGGTTAAGCATTGGCTGGGGGTAGCCCGCGATGCCGATACGCCAGGGCCCTTGTTTCGCACGGCGATGGAAGAACTGGGCCGTTGGCTGACCTATGAGGCGATTCTTGACTGGTTGCCAACTATGGATACTACGGTGAATACGCCCTTAGGCCCGGCTCCGGCGACCTTTATCAACCCCGAGGTGCCGACTATGATCGTGCCGATTTTGCGGGCAGGGCTGGCGCTGATGCCGGGCATTCAGGCTCTGTTGCCCTTGGCTTCGGTGTACCACGTGGGGTTTGTGCGCAACGAAGAAACCCTAGAGGCCAGCTGCTATTTAAATAAACTGCCTGACCAACTAGATCCTCAAACGCGAGTGATTATCAGTGAACCGATGCTGGCCACGGGCGGCACGATTATGGCGATGATGGCCGAACTGACCCAGCGCGGCATTGACCCTGCGGTTGTGCGGGTGGTGTCGATTGTGGCCGCTCCGCCGGCCCTGCAAAAACTGGCGGCGGCTTACCCCACCGTGACGATCTACACCGCCATGATCGATGAAGTGGTGAATGATAAAGGATTTATTGTGCCAGGTCTGGGAGATGCGGGCGATCGCACCTTTGGCACGTAA
- a CDS encoding dihydroorotase, producing the protein MTGVQLIQQVRVLDAVTQTDQVADVLIRQGMIEAIAPVLSDIPAGGEVVAGQGKVLMPGLVDLYSHSGEPGHESRETLESLLKAGRAGGFTRLGILPDTEPAIDHPAMVDQLLIRQRSLALNHASLPHLYVWGALTQAAQGQQMVELAELAAAPIVGFADGRAIQNLLLVKRLLQYLQPWGKPVALWSCDRTLRDSGVARDGPFSLIYGLVGDPASSETAALAALLECVAEVGTPVHLMRISTARGVELVRQAKAQGLPVTASTSWMHLLLSAQDLHSYDPNLRLAPPLGNPEDRLALVAGVKAGVIDAIAIDHTPHTYEDKTVGFPSAPPGAIGLELAWPLLWDAFVTQGDWSPLTLVQALSTHPARCWGQTPPTLQVDQPAEMVLFNPGETWTVTASNLCSLSANTPWLGQTLPGRIVRTWVPAR; encoded by the coding sequence GTGACGGGGGTTCAGCTCATTCAGCAGGTGCGAGTGCTGGATGCGGTGACGCAAACCGACCAGGTGGCTGATGTATTGATTCGGCAGGGGATGATTGAGGCGATCGCCCCGGTTCTTTCGGATATTCCCGCTGGGGGCGAGGTGGTAGCGGGGCAGGGCAAAGTGCTCATGCCCGGCCTGGTAGATTTGTACAGCCACTCCGGTGAGCCTGGCCATGAGTCGAGGGAAACCCTGGAGTCTTTGCTGAAGGCGGGGCGGGCGGGCGGCTTTACCCGGCTGGGAATTTTACCGGATACTGAACCCGCCATTGACCACCCGGCCATGGTAGATCAGCTGCTGATTCGCCAGCGAAGCTTGGCCTTAAACCATGCTTCGTTGCCCCATCTGTATGTTTGGGGGGCGCTGACCCAAGCGGCCCAGGGGCAGCAAATGGTGGAGCTGGCCGAATTGGCGGCGGCTCCCATTGTGGGCTTTGCCGATGGGCGGGCCATTCAAAATCTGTTGCTGGTGAAGCGGCTGTTGCAATACCTTCAGCCCTGGGGTAAACCGGTAGCGCTGTGGAGCTGCGATCGCACCCTCCGAGACAGCGGCGTTGCTCGCGACGGCCCATTCTCGCTGATCTACGGTCTAGTGGGTGATCCGGCCAGTTCTGAAACCGCTGCTCTAGCCGCCCTGCTAGAATGCGTGGCTGAGGTTGGTACCCCCGTGCACCTGATGCGCATTTCCACGGCACGCGGGGTGGAGCTGGTGCGCCAGGCCAAGGCCCAAGGACTGCCCGTGACCGCTAGCACCTCCTGGATGCATCTGCTGTTGAGCGCCCAGGATTTGCACAGCTATGACCCCAATCTGCGGCTGGCCCCGCCCCTGGGCAACCCCGAGGACCGGCTGGCGCTGGTGGCGGGGGTAAAGGCGGGGGTAATCGATGCGATCGCCATTGACCATACCCCCCACACCTACGAAGACAAGACCGTGGGCTTTCCCTCGGCCCCGCCCGGTGCCATTGGCCTAGAGCTGGCTTGGCCCCTGTTGTGGGATGCCTTCGTCACCCAGGGGGACTGGTCGCCCCTGACTCTAGTGCAGGCGCTGAGCACCCATCCTGCTCGCTGTTGGGGCCAGACGCCGCCCACGCTGCAAGTCGATCAGCCCGCCGAAATGGTGCTGTTTAACCCCGGTGAAACCTGGACGGTGACGGCCTCTAACCTCTGCTCGCTTTCGGCCAATACGCCCTGGCTGGGGCAGACGCTACCAGGGCGCATCGTCAGGACGTGGGTGCCGGCCCGCTAG
- a CDS encoding histidine phosphatase family protein, producing MRHGQSTYNQLKRIQGHCDESELTPMGEAQALQVGQALAGIPFDAVWASPLKRARKTAELIVSELQKATPGLAAPTFTDELKEISLPLWEGMAFTEAEGQYAESFYQWRTDPANFVMAVPHPEGTTVDFYPIRELYQQAARFWQGLLAQHQGQTLLVVAHSAINRALISTAIGLGPEYFNNLNQSNCSISVLNFAGGWPSPVQVEAMNLTSHLGDPLPAMRQGHRGPRMLLVRHGETEWNRQGRFQGQIDVPLNDNGRAQGAKAAAFLQPVAIDAAYTSFMARPRETAELILQHHPGLTLHAVNELQEISHGEWEGLFEAEIEGGYPGMLEQWQSAPETVQMPGGENLEQVWHRSIAAWKQIVAAHSGGDAVQTVLVVAHDAVNKALLCHVLGMGPESFWRFKQGNGAVSVIDYPNGIDSAPVLTTANITIHLSGSVLDKTAAGAL from the coding sequence GTGCGCCACGGGCAGAGCACCTACAACCAGCTAAAGCGTATCCAAGGCCACTGCGACGAATCAGAATTGACCCCGATGGGCGAGGCCCAGGCATTGCAGGTGGGGCAGGCTCTGGCAGGCATTCCCTTTGATGCGGTATGGGCTAGCCCTCTCAAGCGCGCCCGCAAGACAGCAGAGCTGATCGTCAGTGAGCTACAAAAGGCCACGCCTGGGCTGGCAGCCCCTACCTTTACCGATGAGCTCAAGGAAATTAGCCTGCCGCTGTGGGAGGGGATGGCGTTTACCGAGGCGGAGGGCCAGTATGCCGAAAGCTTTTATCAGTGGCGCACTGACCCAGCCAACTTTGTGATGGCTGTGCCCCACCCGGAAGGGACTACGGTTGATTTTTATCCCATTCGTGAGCTGTACCAGCAGGCGGCCCGGTTTTGGCAGGGGTTGCTGGCTCAACACCAGGGCCAAACTCTTTTGGTGGTGGCCCATAGCGCTATTAATCGAGCGTTGATTAGCACTGCCATTGGCCTAGGGCCAGAATACTTTAACAACCTGAATCAGTCTAACTGTAGTATCAGTGTGCTGAACTTTGCCGGGGGCTGGCCGAGCCCCGTGCAGGTGGAGGCGATGAATTTGACCAGTCATCTGGGCGACCCGCTGCCCGCCATGCGCCAGGGACACCGGGGGCCACGCATGCTGCTGGTGCGCCACGGTGAAACGGAGTGGAACCGGCAGGGGCGTTTTCAGGGGCAGATAGATGTACCGCTGAATGACAATGGTCGAGCCCAGGGGGCGAAGGCGGCGGCGTTTCTTCAGCCGGTGGCGATTGATGCAGCCTATACCAGCTTTATGGCCCGGCCTAGGGAAACCGCTGAACTTATTCTTCAGCACCACCCAGGCTTAACGCTGCACGCCGTAAATGAGCTGCAAGAAATTAGCCACGGTGAGTGGGAAGGACTGTTTGAGGCCGAGATTGAGGGAGGCTATCCGGGGATGCTGGAGCAGTGGCAGAGTGCGCCGGAAACGGTACAGATGCCAGGCGGCGAAAATTTAGAGCAGGTCTGGCATCGCTCCATTGCGGCTTGGAAGCAAATTGTGGCGGCTCACAGTGGTGGCGATGCGGTGCAGACTGTGCTGGTGGTCGCCCACGATGCGGTGAATAAAGCCTTGCTGTGCCATGTGCTGGGGATGGGGCCAGAGTCGTTTTGGCGCTTTAAGCAGGGTAATGGCGCGGTCAGCGTGATTGATTACCCCAACGGCATTGACAGCGCTCCGGTGCTGACCACAGCCAACATCACTATTCATCTGTCGGGCAGCGTGTTAGATAAAACCGCAGCGGGGGCACTGTGA
- a CDS encoding YkvA family protein, protein MAKRFFGKPFMNWYRRLLRNSKYRWVVLFGTLIYLVSPIDIAPDAIPILGWIDDGLIATIAITEISQILLDRKRKPNQVDEFATTTTVVDDNKTVIDVDSVAVV, encoded by the coding sequence ATGGCAAAACGATTTTTTGGTAAGCCTTTCATGAACTGGTACCGTCGGTTGCTCCGCAACTCAAAGTATCGCTGGGTTGTGTTGTTTGGCACCTTGATTTACCTGGTCAGCCCCATTGATATCGCCCCCGACGCCATTCCCATTTTGGGTTGGATTGACGATGGCCTTATCGCCACGATCGCCATTACCGAAATCAGCCAGATTTTGCTCGATCGCAAGCGCAAACCGAACCAAGTAGACGAGTTTGCCACCACAACCACCGTCGTAGACGACAACAAAACAGTAATTGATGTAGATTCTGTTGCTGTAGTTTAG
- a CDS encoding chlorophyll a/b-binding protein — MANLEPTITPTIERSKAGFNDYAERLNGRAAMLGFVALVLFELATGQAIVTWLGLR, encoded by the coding sequence ATGGCCAACCTCGAACCCACCATTACCCCTACCATTGAGCGATCTAAGGCGGGCTTTAACGACTATGCTGAGCGGCTCAACGGGCGGGCTGCCATGCTGGGTTTTGTGGCGCTGGTGTTGTTTGAGCTGGCGACGGGGCAGGCGATCGTTACCTGGCTGGGGCTGCGCTAG
- a CDS encoding YggT family protein, which yields MDILVQTLTTFLSIYTILLIVRILLSWFPNVDWFSPPFSVLSQLTDPYLNLFRSIIPPLGGIDLSPILAFLLLSFLRQGLVAIAAATASSYAYF from the coding sequence ATGGACATATTGGTACAAACCCTCACTACTTTTCTGTCGATTTACACGATTTTGCTGATCGTGCGTATTCTTTTGAGCTGGTTTCCCAATGTGGATTGGTTTAGCCCTCCTTTCTCGGTATTAAGTCAGCTAACTGACCCCTACCTAAACCTGTTTCGATCGATCATTCCTCCGCTGGGGGGTATTGACCTATCGCCCATTTTGGCGTTCTTGCTGCTGTCATTTTTGCGTCAGGGTCTGGTGGCGATCGCCGCTGCTACCGCCTCTAGCTACGCCTACTTCTAA
- a CDS encoding NAD(P)H-quinone oxidoreductase subunit J, whose protein sequence is MAESDTQSPSPEPSSEGSSAPLVEAGATSSWLTENGFDHDLEPRDHLGVEIIKVNPQFLIPICTALYAYGFNYLQCQGAYDDGPGKDLVSFYHLIKLDDNVDRPEEVRVKVFLPRHDPRVPSVYWIWKAADWQERESYDMYGIIYEGHPNLKRLLMPEDWVGWPLRKDYISPDFYELQDAY, encoded by the coding sequence ATGGCTGAATCAGATACTCAATCGCCTTCCCCTGAACCATCGTCTGAGGGTAGCTCGGCACCTTTGGTCGAAGCTGGGGCAACCTCTAGCTGGCTTACGGAAAATGGGTTTGACCATGATCTAGAACCTCGAGATCACTTAGGGGTCGAGATTATTAAGGTTAACCCTCAATTTTTAATCCCCATTTGCACGGCGCTGTACGCCTACGGCTTTAATTATCTTCAGTGCCAGGGGGCCTACGATGATGGCCCTGGCAAAGACCTGGTGAGCTTTTATCACCTAATCAAGCTGGACGACAACGTCGATCGGCCCGAGGAAGTGCGCGTGAAGGTGTTTTTGCCTCGCCACGACCCTCGGGTGCCCTCGGTGTACTGGATTTGGAAAGCCGCTGACTGGCAAGAGCGGGAGAGCTACGATATGTACGGCATTATTTACGAAGGGCATCCCAATCTTAAGCGGTTGCTAATGCCAGAAGACTGGGTAGGCTGGCCCCTGCGTAAAGATTACATTTCCCCAGATTTCTACGAACTTCAAGATGCCTACTAA